A part of Haloarchaeobius sp. HME9146 genomic DNA contains:
- a CDS encoding TIGR00266 family protein, which produces MEYEIRNRPSFALLDVDLTTVESLMAEAGALVSHTDGMSINTSRGEGGLFKSVKRSVLGGESFFRNTYTAEQPGHVTLAPALPGDVVAHELTGETLYVQAGSYLASDPSLSVDTTFGGGRSFLGGEGFFLLELTGEGPVFMSSYGAVEPVELAAGERYTIDSGHIVAFEGTTSWDVRRVGGLKSTLFSGEGLVVDFEGPGTVWLQTRSEDAFLSWLIPRLPSRSGD; this is translated from the coding sequence ATGGAATACGAGATTCGAAACCGTCCCTCCTTCGCCCTGCTCGACGTCGACCTCACGACCGTTGAGTCCCTGATGGCCGAGGCCGGCGCACTGGTCTCGCACACAGACGGCATGAGCATCAACACGAGCCGCGGCGAGGGCGGCCTGTTCAAGAGCGTCAAGCGCTCGGTCCTCGGCGGCGAGTCGTTCTTCCGCAACACCTACACCGCGGAGCAGCCCGGGCACGTCACCCTCGCGCCTGCCCTGCCCGGCGACGTGGTCGCTCACGAACTGACCGGCGAGACGCTGTACGTCCAGGCCGGCTCGTACCTCGCCTCGGACCCCTCACTCTCCGTCGACACGACCTTCGGCGGCGGTCGGTCCTTCCTCGGCGGGGAAGGCTTCTTCCTCCTCGAACTCACGGGCGAGGGCCCCGTGTTCATGTCCAGCTACGGCGCGGTCGAACCGGTCGAACTCGCCGCGGGCGAGCGCTACACCATCGACTCCGGTCACATCGTCGCCTTCGAGGGCACGACCAGCTGGGACGTCCGCCGCGTCGGCGGCCTGAAGTCCACCCTGTTCTCGGGTGAAGGGCTCGTCGTCGACTTCGAAGGGCCCGGCACCGTCTGGCTCCAGACCCGCAGCGAGGACGCGTTCCT
- a CDS encoding SDR family NAD(P)-dependent oxidoreductase yields MIRPDLTDQVALVTGSAKGLGRELLLAIAECGASVAVHYRTSGDEAETVAELARECGAPGVTTVQADVTDPDDVAALFDAVEADLGTVDVLVNNVGAFAPRHWSDIDYGTWQTVFQTNVDATFLTCRRAIPAMREQAYGRIVNVGYASSEKGLVNPKNAPYFMAKAGVLMFTRMLAADTQDDGITVNAISPYVIENSDEFPDELPRGRAASYADMEQAMLFFLDEDSDYISGENVEVDGGWLPEKV; encoded by the coding sequence ATGATTCGACCCGACCTCACCGACCAGGTCGCACTCGTCACGGGGAGCGCGAAGGGCCTCGGCCGCGAACTCCTCCTCGCCATCGCCGAGTGCGGTGCCAGCGTCGCCGTCCACTACCGCACCAGCGGTGACGAGGCCGAGACGGTCGCCGAACTCGCTCGTGAGTGCGGCGCACCCGGCGTCACGACCGTCCAGGCCGACGTGACCGACCCCGACGACGTGGCGGCACTGTTCGATGCGGTCGAGGCCGACCTCGGAACCGTCGACGTCCTCGTGAACAACGTCGGCGCGTTCGCCCCCCGGCACTGGTCCGACATCGACTATGGGACCTGGCAGACCGTCTTCCAGACCAACGTCGACGCAACCTTCCTGACCTGTCGGCGCGCCATCCCCGCCATGCGCGAGCAGGCGTACGGCCGCATCGTCAACGTCGGCTATGCGTCCAGCGAGAAGGGACTCGTCAACCCGAAGAACGCGCCCTATTTCATGGCCAAGGCGGGCGTCCTGATGTTCACCCGGATGCTCGCCGCCGACACCCAGGACGACGGTATCACGGTCAACGCCATCTCGCCCTACGTCATCGAGAACTCCGACGAGTTCCCCGACGAACTCCCGCGGGGGAGAGCCGCCAGTTACGCCGACATGGAGCAGGCCATGCTGTTCTTCCTCGACGAGGACTCGGACTACATTAGCGGCGAGAACGTCGAGGTCGACGGCGGCTGGCTGCCCGAGAAGGTGTAG
- a CDS encoding universal stress protein: MSIQTIVLAVGPSDGDRTERLAESVVEVADPTGASVVLTHAFTEDEYDSTRDRLDFANPNDATPDEVASRQATIRDLTTHLDDAAVDYSVRGAVGDHGRAIVDVAESVSADRVYVAGRKRSPTGKAVFGSTAQEVMLSAPCPVTFVRD, translated from the coding sequence ATGTCCATCCAGACCATCGTGCTCGCCGTCGGCCCGAGCGACGGCGACCGCACGGAACGACTCGCAGAATCGGTCGTCGAAGTCGCCGACCCGACCGGTGCGTCGGTCGTGCTGACCCACGCCTTCACCGAGGACGAGTACGACAGCACCCGCGACCGCCTCGACTTCGCGAACCCGAACGACGCGACCCCCGACGAGGTCGCGAGCCGACAGGCGACCATCCGCGACCTCACGACCCACCTCGACGACGCCGCCGTCGACTACTCGGTCAGAGGTGCCGTCGGTGACCACGGCCGCGCCATCGTCGACGTCGCCGAGTCCGTCTCCGCCGACCGCGTGTACGTCGCGGGCCGCAAGCGCTCGCCGACCGGGAAGGCCGTCTTCGGCTCGACCGCGCAGGAAGTGATGCTGTCGGCCCCGTGCCCGGTCACGTTCGTCCGCGACTAG